One genomic segment of Nilaparvata lugens isolate BPH chromosome Y, ASM1435652v1, whole genome shotgun sequence includes these proteins:
- the LOC111062697 gene encoding extensin-like: MSADQTSPMAAPINSETNEIYTNELWSEDGAMAMLEAELLRSDAAPADAGVDLFDEDNSLMELLTRAEKQLKEQNLWQYPLHQTVRRQQQVSSPDHPPPSSPHCQQLVVYTSPPPATRAAAIPPATTTRIPPAFTVTSHQQVRIPPAPTTRIPPPSPSHHTNKDVPPPPPPPPPLILIDVHAQS, translated from the exons ATGTCAGCAGATCAAACCTCGCCTATGGCAGCGCCAATCAACAGCGAAACCAAT GAAATTTACACTAACGAGTTGTGGTCCGAGGACGGGGCAATGGCTATGCTGGAGGCTGAACTATTGAGAAGCGACGCCGCACCTGCCGACGCCGGCGTCGACCTGTTTGATGAAGACAACTCATTAATGGAACTATTGACCAGAGCTGAGAAGCAACTCAAGGAACAAAACCTCTGGCAGTATCCACTTCATCAAACGGTTCGACGCCAGCAACAGGTTTCCAGCCCCGATCACCCTCCCCCTTCATCGCCGCATTGCCAGCAGCTTGTGGTATACACGTCGCCACCACCCGCCACCCGAGCTGCTGCGATCCCCCCCGCCACCACAACAAGAATCCCCCCCGCCTTCACCGTCACATCACACCAACAAGTCCGGATACCCCCCGCCCCCACAACAAGAATCCCCCCGCCTTCACCGTCACATCACACCAACAAGGATGTCCCCCCGCCGCCGCCTCCGCCACCGCCGCTCATCCTTATAGACGTCCACGCGCAATCTTAG